A genomic segment from Andrena cerasifolii isolate SP2316 chromosome 7, iyAndCera1_principal, whole genome shotgun sequence encodes:
- the LOC143371650 gene encoding 2-acylglycerol O-acyltransferase 1 isoform X1 yields the protein MSSPHSFVSQKNTIPLPRDLGSLSPSFLPLAHAVHRLDYSDGTLNREKKGRQVRTTMEILGVKFAPLNVPLRRRLETLSAAVWIVLLGFGDFIGYILTAYLLFCTETLRYFVLLYFVWMYYDWDTCNRGGRSERWTRWLRNCVWLRYFCNYFPLKLEKTTELDPSRSYLFCSFPHGILSTGAFGSFGSDLLGCRKLFPGLDFRVVVLDQHFRIPLFREYAYFNGTVSSSAESLNYVLSTKPEEPFTGRATVLIVGGASESLECKPGTYRILVKRRKGFIKIALKHGTPLVPVFSFGETDIYDQVYGSEGSLLKRVQHYIRKTIGIAPIILMGRGFFQYSFGIIPRRKPITVVVGSPLELPKISEPTAEQIDEYHEKFIKHLVELFQTHKHKYLANADSVTLELMS from the exons ATGTCCTCTCCTCACTCCTTCGTCTCTCAAAAAAACACGATCCCCTTACCGCGCGACCTGGGATCGTTGAGTCCGAGTTTTCTGCCCCTGGCACACGCG GTGCACAGGCTGGACTACTCTGATGGTactttaaatagagaaaaaaaggggcGGCAAGTGAGAACAACGATGGAGATCCTGGGCGTGAAATTTGCACCACTGAATGTGCCGTTGAGGCGAAGACTGGAGACACTGTCGGCAGCGGTTTGGATCGTCTTGCTAGGCTTCGGAGATTTCATTGGATACATCCTCACTGCCTATCTCCTCTTTTGCACAGAAACTCTGCGCTATTTCGTTCTACTCTATTTCGTGTGGATGTATTACGATTGGGACACGTGTAATCGCGGCGGTAGAAG TGAACGGTGGACGAGGTGGTTAAGGAATTGCGTGTGGTTGCGATACTTTTGCAATTACTTCCCCCTGAAATTGGAGAAAACAACCGAGCTGGATCCGTCGAGATCCTACCTGTTTTGCAGCTTTCCGCACGGAATTCTGTCGACAGGGGCTTTCGGTTCGTTCGGATCTGACCTCCTCGGCTGCAGAAAACTGTTCCCGGGGTTGGACTTCCGGGTGGTCGTGCTGGATCAGCACTTCAGAATTCCTCTGTTTCGAGAGTATGCTTATTTCAACG GCACAGTGAGCAGTAGTGCAGAAAGTTTAAACTACGTGCTATCAACGAAGCCTGAAGAACCGTTTACTGGAAGAGCAACAGTTCTCATCGTCGGTGGCGCGTCGGAATCATTGGAATGTAAGCCAGGCACTTATCGTATCCTGGTAAAACGAAGAAAAGGCTTCATAAAGATCGCGCTGAAGCATGG GACACCACTGGTACCCGTGTTCTCATTTGGTGAGACGGATATATACGACCAGGTATACGGTTCGGAAGGCTCGTTGTTGAAAAGAGTGCAACACTACATTCGTAAAACAATAGGAATAGCCCCGATCATTCTGATGGGTCGAGGATTTTTCCAATATTCCTTCGGTATCATACCACGGCGGAAACCCATCACTGTTGTCG tcggCAGTCCTTTAGAGCTACCGAAGATATCGGAACCGACAGCGGAACAGATCGATGAATATCACGAGAAATTTATAAAGCATCTGGTGGAGCTTTTCCAGACCCATAAGCATAAATACTTGGCGAACGCCGATTCAGTGACCCTTGAATTGATGTCGTGA
- the LOC143371650 gene encoding 2-acylglycerol O-acyltransferase 1 isoform X2, with product MEILGVKFAPLNVPLRRRLETLSAAVWIVLLGFGDFIGYILTAYLLFCTETLRYFVLLYFVWMYYDWDTCNRGGRSERWTRWLRNCVWLRYFCNYFPLKLEKTTELDPSRSYLFCSFPHGILSTGAFGSFGSDLLGCRKLFPGLDFRVVVLDQHFRIPLFREYAYFNGTVSSSAESLNYVLSTKPEEPFTGRATVLIVGGASESLECKPGTYRILVKRRKGFIKIALKHGTPLVPVFSFGETDIYDQVYGSEGSLLKRVQHYIRKTIGIAPIILMGRGFFQYSFGIIPRRKPITVVVGSPLELPKISEPTAEQIDEYHEKFIKHLVELFQTHKHKYLANADSVTLELMS from the exons ATGGAGATCCTGGGCGTGAAATTTGCACCACTGAATGTGCCGTTGAGGCGAAGACTGGAGACACTGTCGGCAGCGGTTTGGATCGTCTTGCTAGGCTTCGGAGATTTCATTGGATACATCCTCACTGCCTATCTCCTCTTTTGCACAGAAACTCTGCGCTATTTCGTTCTACTCTATTTCGTGTGGATGTATTACGATTGGGACACGTGTAATCGCGGCGGTAGAAG TGAACGGTGGACGAGGTGGTTAAGGAATTGCGTGTGGTTGCGATACTTTTGCAATTACTTCCCCCTGAAATTGGAGAAAACAACCGAGCTGGATCCGTCGAGATCCTACCTGTTTTGCAGCTTTCCGCACGGAATTCTGTCGACAGGGGCTTTCGGTTCGTTCGGATCTGACCTCCTCGGCTGCAGAAAACTGTTCCCGGGGTTGGACTTCCGGGTGGTCGTGCTGGATCAGCACTTCAGAATTCCTCTGTTTCGAGAGTATGCTTATTTCAACG GCACAGTGAGCAGTAGTGCAGAAAGTTTAAACTACGTGCTATCAACGAAGCCTGAAGAACCGTTTACTGGAAGAGCAACAGTTCTCATCGTCGGTGGCGCGTCGGAATCATTGGAATGTAAGCCAGGCACTTATCGTATCCTGGTAAAACGAAGAAAAGGCTTCATAAAGATCGCGCTGAAGCATGG GACACCACTGGTACCCGTGTTCTCATTTGGTGAGACGGATATATACGACCAGGTATACGGTTCGGAAGGCTCGTTGTTGAAAAGAGTGCAACACTACATTCGTAAAACAATAGGAATAGCCCCGATCATTCTGATGGGTCGAGGATTTTTCCAATATTCCTTCGGTATCATACCACGGCGGAAACCCATCACTGTTGTCG tcggCAGTCCTTTAGAGCTACCGAAGATATCGGAACCGACAGCGGAACAGATCGATGAATATCACGAGAAATTTATAAAGCATCTGGTGGAGCTTTTCCAGACCCATAAGCATAAATACTTGGCGAACGCCGATTCAGTGACCCTTGAATTGATGTCGTGA